A genomic stretch from Thermoanaerobaculia bacterium includes:
- a CDS encoding ABC transporter ATP-binding protein — protein MAEVIRVADLVKIYRMGDVEVRALNGVSLAVQNGEFIAVMGSSGSGKSTFMNIVGCLDRPTSGKYWLDGEDVSELSRDERAEIRNAKIGFVFQSFNLLSRTSALENVELPLLYARDTHAADHRAEKARSCLAMVGLAGREDHFPNQLSGGQQQRVAIARAMINDPAIVLADEPTGNLDSRTSEDVMAVFQELNARGKTIVLITHEPDIAQFARRIVVFKDGRVLSDESVAQRRAVAAESAAAGRSA, from the coding sequence ATGGCGGAGGTCATCCGCGTCGCCGATCTCGTGAAGATCTACCGGATGGGGGACGTCGAGGTCCGGGCGTTGAACGGCGTGTCGCTCGCGGTCCAGAACGGCGAGTTCATCGCGGTGATGGGTTCGTCGGGCTCCGGGAAGTCGACGTTCATGAACATCGTCGGCTGTCTCGACCGGCCGACGTCGGGGAAATACTGGCTCGACGGCGAGGACGTCTCGGAGCTGTCCCGCGACGAACGCGCCGAGATCCGGAATGCGAAGATCGGCTTCGTCTTCCAGTCGTTCAATCTCCTGTCGCGCACCTCGGCGCTCGAGAACGTCGAGCTGCCGCTCCTCTACGCCCGGGACACCCACGCGGCCGACCATCGCGCCGAGAAGGCGCGGAGCTGCCTCGCCATGGTCGGTCTGGCGGGCCGCGAGGATCATTTTCCGAACCAGCTCTCCGGGGGGCAGCAGCAGCGCGTCGCGATCGCACGGGCGATGATCAACGACCCGGCGATCGTTCTCGCGGACGAGCCGACGGGGAACCTCGACTCGCGCACGTCGGAGGACGTGATGGCGGTGTTCCAGGAGCTGAACGCGCGCGGCAAGACGATCGTGCTCATCACGCACGAGCCGGACATCGCGCAGTTCGCCCGCCGGATCGTCGTGTTCAAAGACGGCCGGGTGCTCAGCGACGAGTCGGTCGCGCAGCGGCGCGCGGTCGCCGCCGAAAGCGCGGCGGCGGGGAGGAGCGCATGA
- a CDS encoding efflux RND transporter periplasmic adaptor subunit yields the protein MKKSRIGLLIALAAAAVVVAVVLARRRDAPEKYRTAKVDRGDVTMSVSATGAISAVTTVQVGSQVSGIIAKLYADFNSRVKKGQLLAELDPTPFEQTIEQRRADLQKAQVDAGNAKVAFGRQQRLQQQGLASQADYDNAKAAADAAAAQVNLARAALAQAETNLKYSKIVSPIDGVVVNRAYDVGQTVAASFQAPTLFTIAQDLTKMQVQADVDEADIGRVRIGQPVRFTVDAYPDRVFRAMVSQIRLNATVNQNVVTYPVIVAVDNPDEQLRPSMTANITIDVATDRGVLRIPNAALRFKPSPSEEGGRAGRAGNSGAGPAAGAGGAPARPTLAGSLPRTGRRENGPTVYLLQADGTLKPARVHPGITDGQYTEIQPGDLREGDLVVTGLVTAKGPSQAGPRMRF from the coding sequence GTGAAGAAGAGCCGGATCGGGTTGTTGATCGCGCTCGCGGCGGCGGCGGTCGTCGTCGCGGTGGTGCTCGCGCGCCGGCGCGATGCGCCGGAGAAATACCGCACCGCGAAAGTCGACCGGGGAGACGTCACGATGTCCGTCTCGGCGACCGGCGCGATCTCGGCGGTGACCACCGTGCAGGTGGGGAGCCAGGTCTCCGGGATCATCGCGAAGCTCTACGCGGACTTCAACAGCCGGGTGAAGAAGGGACAGCTCCTCGCCGAGCTCGACCCGACGCCGTTCGAACAGACGATCGAGCAGCGGCGCGCGGACCTCCAGAAGGCGCAGGTCGACGCGGGAAACGCGAAGGTCGCCTTCGGCCGGCAGCAGCGGCTCCAGCAGCAGGGTCTCGCCTCCCAGGCCGACTACGACAATGCCAAGGCGGCCGCCGATGCGGCGGCGGCGCAGGTCAACCTCGCGCGCGCCGCGCTCGCCCAGGCGGAGACGAACCTCAAGTATTCCAAGATCGTGTCGCCGATCGACGGCGTCGTCGTCAACCGCGCCTACGACGTGGGCCAGACGGTCGCAGCCTCGTTCCAGGCGCCGACGCTCTTCACGATCGCTCAGGATCTCACGAAGATGCAGGTCCAGGCGGACGTCGACGAGGCGGACATCGGCCGGGTGCGAATCGGCCAGCCGGTCCGGTTCACCGTCGACGCCTATCCCGACCGCGTCTTCCGCGCGATGGTGTCGCAGATCCGCCTGAACGCGACCGTCAACCAGAACGTCGTGACGTACCCGGTGATCGTCGCCGTGGACAACCCCGACGAGCAGCTCCGGCCGTCGATGACGGCCAACATCACGATCGACGTGGCGACGGACCGCGGCGTGCTCCGTATTCCGAACGCGGCGCTCCGGTTCAAGCCCTCTCCCTCCGAGGAGGGAGGGCGCGCGGGGCGCGCCGGGAACTCCGGAGCGGGGCCTGCCGCCGGCGCCGGCGGCGCTCCGGCGCGACCGACGCTCGCGGGATCGCTCCCGCGGACCGGCCGGCGCGAGAACGGCCCGACCGTGTACCTGCTCCAGGCGGACGGGACGCTCAAACCCGCGCGGGTGCATCCGGGAATCACCGACGGGCAGTACACCGAGATCCAGCCCGGCGACCTCCGCGAAGGAGACCTCGTCGTGACCGGGCTCGTCACGGCGAAGGGCCCGTCGCAGGCCGGTCCGCGCATGAGGTTCTGA